The proteins below are encoded in one region of Eubacterium sp. 1001713B170207_170306_E7:
- a CDS encoding DUF5714 domain-containing protein, with protein sequence MEMCFDGYTYITEECINAYREETPVVPVAQAVRIMKHPEFPMHYPYHHYLVPAVMLTAVYRLQNEPEQALRDSLEEARSRALNVLKGFCGLYGDCGAAVGLGIFMSVLTGTTPHSVETWAMTNRITAGSLMKIAEIDGPRCCKRNCFLALQYAVSFLKQTLDITLEAPREIVCTFSDMNEDCKGKACPFFQM encoded by the coding sequence ATGGAAATGTGTTTTGATGGTTATACCTATATTACGGAGGAATGTATTAATGCTTACAGAGAAGAAACACCGGTGGTACCGGTGGCGCAGGCTGTTCGGATCATGAAGCATCCGGAATTTCCCATGCACTACCCTTACCACCATTATCTGGTACCGGCGGTTATGCTGACCGCGGTGTATCGGCTCCAGAATGAGCCCGAGCAGGCCCTGCGGGATTCTCTGGAAGAAGCCAGAAGCCGGGCGCTCAATGTGCTCAAGGGTTTTTGTGGCCTGTATGGTGATTGCGGCGCGGCTGTGGGGCTGGGGATTTTTATGAGTGTTTTGACCGGGACCACACCTCACTCGGTGGAAACCTGGGCCATGACCAACCGGATTACAGCCGGCAGCCTGATGAAGATTGCTGAAATCGACGGCCCCCGCTGCTGCAAGCGCAACTGCTTTCTGGCGCTGCAGTACGCTGTGTCCTTTTTGAAGCAGACACTGGACATTACCCTTGAGGCGCCCCGGGAAATTGTGTGTACCTTCAGCGATATGAACGA